The Glycine soja cultivar W05 chromosome 9, ASM419377v2, whole genome shotgun sequence sequence AAAAAGCAGCAGAGTCTGCTCATAATTTGATGAATTATGTTGGACATTGAAGAAAACGTGCCCtttattgtatataatatatagtaCTTCTTAGTTTTCTTAGTCATAACGTGGCAGGTATTAGAAGCACCCGCAGACCTTAGACAAGCAATTATCCTGAGACACGCAGGAACTCAACTCCATATATTACAAAGCCTTCTATTTTCAACCCAAAAGGAAGCAACCAAGGGCTCTTTCATTCTTTAATTCGACAATGATAGACTATCTTTTCATTAGATATACTTGCATTAATTTAACGGGGATTAATTGCATGGTGATTTGGTGCGATGGGTGTGATTTAAAGgctaaaaatatttagtttttgtGGTTAGATATTAGTCCACGTATCCATTAAGACATCAAAGCAAAGCTGTCTTCAACTTTTTATGTTCCATGATGAAATTTTAGGAGTACTGCAAGTGGGGGATTTGCTTGTATTTTGCTAGGCGTACACTTCAATAAGTGTTTAATAAGCCACTACCAAAACAAACATACTCTGTAACCAAAACTTCACATTTTTTATTCGTCACATGGCACCCACGTACATTGTTGCTCTTGCATCCATTTTGCCCATGTGATCGCAGGTGATTAATGAACATCCATTAATTGGTCAATTGAATTAGAGATAAGTGAGCACTGATCAATTAGATTTAGAAGCAGTTCTTGAAGAGATATTCTTGGGTGAGCACAAATCTTACATCTCACTCCTACAcacaatcaataaaaatttaacaattaataaaaataaagaaaaaatatttatcatttattagaattaatatgatttcttttaataagaaaaatgatataatttattttcttatataacaATTTGATCCTATGaagatatattaaatatttacataataacaaaatcaattttttgttatcttttgtttataagtaactaaatgaattttttcacaaaaaaaaactaaatgatttttttatagatatactttatatgtaattttttaatattattattattattaaatatttatatgtatttttaaatatatttaattttaaatatttatatccaTTTTTCTtctgaacttttttttaaactaaatctcttgattttttaggTGGCAACGTGACCCACCCATTTCTCTTATGcaactttttttagttttttatttcttaaatatattaagtaaactatattatatataatatatcaaatagattattatgtatatattataaaatctatttatatataaattttaaaatacatataaatattttagaaaaacatataaaatgattattCTAGGTTTTTTTTAACTGTGTTCTAGGCTTATTTTTAACAAGTTAGACtctgaaattttttaatatttatttaattaaaaaatcaagtttaaaatcatcatattttttttaaagtttaacaagtttataataataataataataatagtaataataataataataaaatagatataaaCTATATTTATATGATTTGTCATTTAGTTAGTCacgtattttattttacataaacaagaaattgaatttttttattattatataaatattcaatatatcTTCGTATGATCAAATTGTTATTTGAAGAAACaaattatatcattaatttctttattaaaaggaattagattaattttaataaataataaataattttttatattttattataagttaattttttattagtcgtAAGGATAAGATGTTAAGTTCATTCCCATTCAAGAATATCTCGTTCTTAAATCGAAATGATAGATAAGTCTTGAATGACATATAATCAAACTTGAATATCTTTGTTCCTTTCTTACTGTATATTAGGAGATGATACTGTCACCAACTCCACcacatatgattttttaattatagtatAATGCTGTCTAACTGGAGATTCGTATACTATATAATAAAACGCCACATCACAAACAATCATGTGAACCTAAGGCCTTGGATTATTATTAGTtagacattaattaatttatgattggCCTAAACTAGCTAGTGTCATGTTTTCAGGCGGCCATGGTTGACCAAGCAAGGAATTGATTGGACCTTTCTGGACATATCGATGTTCACTTTTCTTGCACATCACACTTCCATTTTGAATTTAGTAATGAGCATGGTTATTTTAGTATATGCGAGTCCCTATATAAAGGGACCATCATGACCAAGAACGTCAAGCAAATAAGTTATTTAGTCAACTTTGCTTGCGTATACTCACGTAAAAGCAATGAGTGTTACTACTGCTATGTTTTTGTACTTAGCTCTACTTCTCTGGAGCACTTTTATGAGTGGTATTTGTCATGGGATGACTGCTGATGATCCTAGTCGGTGGAGTTCTAGTGATTATAATGATGATTATTGTTCGTATAGAAGTTGGAGGGGATGTGGGAGTTTCTTTGGTAAAGGTGGTAGCGATTCTAAGAACGTTGGCAATGTAGCAGTTGCTACTCCTAATGGTGGAGTTGGTAGGGGTTCTGGACAAGGTGAGGGATATGGTGCAAGTGAAGGAAACAATGTACATGGTGAAAGTGGCGTGGGATATGGTCATGGCAGTGGCTTTGGGGTTGGGGTTGGGGTAGGAATAGGGATTGGACAtgatggaggaggaggaggtggaggtggtggtggaggtgaaGGTGGAGGAGTTGGCAATGGAGGCCAAGGTCGTGGTAGTGGTTTTGGTGTAGGTGGAGGAGTAGGAGGCATaggaggaggtggtggtggtggtggaggtgaaGGTGGAGGAGTTGGCAATGAAGGCCAAGGTCATGGCAGTGGTTTTGGTGCAGGTGGAGGAGTAGGAGGAATaggaggaggtggtggtggtggtggaggtgaaGGTGGAGGAGTTGGCAATGGAGGCCAAGGCCATGGCAGTGGTTTTGGTGAAGGTGGAGGAGTAGGAGGAATAGGAGGaggtggcggtggtggtggaggtgaaGGTGGAGGAGTTGGCAATGGAGGCCAAGGTCATGGCAGTGGTTTTGGTGCAGGTGGAGGAGTAGGAGGCATtggaggaggtggtggtggaggtgaaGGTGGAGGAGTTGGCAATGGAGACCAAGGTCATGGCAGTGGTTTTGGTGTAGGTGGAGGAGTAGGAGGAATaggaggaggtggtggtggtggtggtggaggtgaaGGTGGAGGAGTTGGCAATGGAGGGCAAGGTCATGGCAGTGGTTTTGGTGTAGGTGGAGGAGTAGGAGGCATTGGAGGaggtggcggtggtggtggaggtgaaGGTGGAGGAGTTGGCAATGGAGGCCAAG is a genomic window containing:
- the LOC114367694 gene encoding glycine-rich cell wall structural protein 1-like, whose amino-acid sequence is MSVTTAMFLYLALLLWSTFMSGICHGMTADDPSRWSSSDYNDDYCSYRSWRGCGSFFGKGGSDSKNVGNVAVATPNGGVGRGSGQGEGYGASEGNNVHGESGVGYGHGSGFGVGVGVGIGIGHDGGGGGGGGGGGEGGGVGNGGQGRGSGFGVGGGVGGIGGGGGGGGGEGGGVGNEGQGHGSGFGAGGGVGGIGGGGGGGGGEGGGVGNGGQGHGSGFGEGGGVGGIGGGGGGGGGEGGGVGNGGQGHGSGFGAGGGVGGIGGGGGGGEGGGVGNGDQGHGSGFGVGGGVGGIGGGGGGGGGGEGGGVGNGGQGHGSGFGVGGGVGGIGGGGGGGGGEGGGVGNGGQGHGSGFGAGGGVGGIGGGGGGGGGEGGGVVNGGQGHGSGFGAGGGVGGIGGGGGGGGGVGNGGQGHGSGFGAGGGVGGIGGGGGGGGGEGGGVGNEGQGHGSGFGAGGGVGGIGGGSGGMSGMGGGGGGGGGGGGGGNGWQGHGYGSGFGGGTSNGGMGGGGGGGSGGGIGNEGYGHGNGFGAGIGMGVGGDGGKEGDYKGSNNSKGGSNDHGVNNGFGIGFGMGLGFGFGIGSNGAKVTNQGDVNDP